Proteins co-encoded in one Oreochromis aureus strain Israel breed Guangdong linkage group 3, ZZ_aureus, whole genome shotgun sequence genomic window:
- the LOC120438825 gene encoding uncharacterized protein LOC120438825, which translates to MLDTQSDSTFVLEDILDKLNVDVQPVRLKLSTMTAIDTVISSKSVHGLQVRGLHSESCIQLQQAYSRDFIPVDKSYIPTKETALLWPHLRSLAEKLPPLQDCDVGLLIGYDCPSALAPLEVIIGDKHEPFAQRSELGWSIIGSSNPHLDRQGNQSFVHRLTVKELPVPSATDVLKALESDFAERTYENKYVSQEDVHFIQFLSNHITQREDGHYEMPLPFKGNSPPNLPNNKRLATVRLQCLKKKLKANKQYYDQYRTFMEETINRGDAEPAPTASQGQTEWYLPHHGIYHPRKPDKLRVVFDCSAKSHGVSLNDTLLTGPDLINPLVGVLCRFRKEAVAVICDIERMFYQFTVTPESRNYLKFLWWKEGDLEKEPQEYRMAVHLFGAASSLGCANFGLKHLAQQHQTDYPLASAFVEKNFYVDDGLASVSSVEEAKELITQSQELCRKGGLRLHKFNSNEEAALSNLDPSERAATIEPRGFDPSASERALGIQWSIKDDTFSFNISLKDQSSTCRGCLSVIASLYDPLGFIAPFSLSGKHILQELCHRGIGWDDPLPEDVKPRWEKWINGLFKLNEVSIPRCYHPHDFQNIVRVELHHFSDASCVGYGACSYLRYKNDKDEVHCSLVMGKARVAPSKVTSIPRLELAAAVVSAKVSVLLKAELDMKIDDEFFWTDSQVVLGYINNDARRFHIFVANRVQLIRDNSNPNQWYYVDTSENPADHASRGLHVSDIHSTNWLRGPKFLWERELRLTPSTPAELLVGDPEVKTIQVLATDVSTFNDILDRLNQFSSWTKLIKVVARIKTLRSQKRHTEHATIEEREKAAEAVIKIVQQHAFPHEIKTLQAKRDLPNSSSLFSLDPIWSDGFLRVGGRLKWSSLCHKVKHPLILPSNSHITKLIVSHYHAKTCHQGRSQTQMELRANGFWVIGGSKLVAKTIHTCVLCRKLRRPTESQRMAELPKERLEASAPFTFSGMDCFGPFIVKSARKEHKRYGLIFTCLYSRAVHIEMLEDLSTESFINALRCFISLRGAVQQLHCDQGSNFVGARNEFKEALKQCDTKQLETFLSEKQCEFVFNAPSASHAGGVWERQIRTVRNVLNATFAQCPGRLDDASLRTLLYEAMAIVNSRPLSVDGINDPHALEPLTPNHLIMMKTKVVLPPPGVFVKEDLYATKRWRRVQYLIEQFWGRWKREYLLNISTRQKWHLPRRNLKVNDIVVIKDDNLPRNHWQLGRVVETFQDHDGLVRRVKVRVGERKSQRKQDAPSKPSVIERPIQKLVLLLEN; encoded by the coding sequence ATGCTAGACACACAAAGTGACTCAACATTTGTCTTGGAGGACATACTTGATAAGCTGAATGTGGATGTCCAACCAGTAAGACTGAAACTCAGTACCATGACGGCTATTGACACAGTCATCTCGAGTAAGAGTGTTCATGGTTTACAAGTTAGAGGACTCCACTCTGAAAGTTGTATCCAACTACAACAGGCTTATAGCCGCGACTTTATCCCAGTGGACAAGTCGTACATCCCAACGAAGGAAACAGCATTACTGTGGCCTCATCTCAGAAGCTTGGCGGAAAAGTTGCCGCCTCTCCAAGATTGTGATGTAGGGCTCCTGATTGGATATGACTGTCCATCTGCGCTGGCTCCTCTTGAAGTCATCATAGGTGACAAGCATGAACCCTTCGCACAAAGGTCAGAACTAGGATGGAGTATAATTGGCTCATCAAACCCCCACCTAGACAGACAAGGAAACCAGAGCTTTGTGCATCGGCTCACAGTAAAAGAGTTGCCTGTTCCATCAGCGACAGATGTTCTAAAAGCCCTGGAATCAGATTTTGCTGAGAGAACCTATGAGAACAAATATGTGTCCCAAGAAGATGTCCATTTCATACAGTTCCTCAGTAATCACATCACACAAAGGGAAGACGGACATTACGAAATGCCTCTCCCTTTCAAAGGCAACAGCCCACCCAACCTGCCAAACAACAAGAGGTTAGCCACAGTGCGTCTACAGTGTCTCAAGAAAAAACTAAAGGCTAACAAACAATACTACGATCAGTACCGAACATTCATGGAAGAAACCATCAACAGGGGTGATGCAGAGCCTGCTCCTACAGCATCTCAGGGGCAGACTGAGTGGTACCTGCCACATCATGGAATCTATCACCCCAGGAAGCCGGACAAGCTAAGAGTTGTTTTTGATTGTTCGGCCAAATCCCATGGTGTCTCTCTTAATGATACCCTATTAACTGGACCTGATCTCATCAACCCTCTGGTTGGGGTGCTTTGCAGATTTCGGAAAGAAGCCGTGGCCGTAATCTGTGACATTGAAAGAATGTTCTATCAATTCACTGTCACCCCTGAATCCAGAAACTATCTGAAATTCCTCTGGTGGAAAGAAGGTGATTTGGAGAAAGAACCTCAGGAGTACAGAATGGCAGTTCATCTGTTTGGAGCTGCATCATCTCTAGGATGCGCCAATTTTGGTTTAAAGCATCTTGCACAACAACATCAAACCGATTATCCTCTAGCATCAGCCTTTGTGGAGAAAAACTTCTACGTTGATGATGGATTAGCCAGCGTTTCATCAGTTGAGGAAGCCAAAGAACTGATCACTCAGTCACAAGAGTTGTGCAGAAAAGGAGGCCTGCGCCTTCACAAATTCAACTCAAATGAAGAAGCTGCTCTCTCCAACTTAGACCCTTCTGAAAGGGCAGCAACCATTGAACCTCGTGGGTTTGACCCATCCGCTTCAGAACGCGCTCTTGGCATTCAATGGTCGATAAAGGATGACACCTTCAGCTTCAACATCAGCCTGAAAGATCAGTCTTCGACCTGCCGTGGTTGTTTGTCTGTCATTGCCTCACTCTACGATCCACTTGGATTTATCGCTCCATTCAGCCTAAGTGGAAAACATATCCTACAAGAGCTTTGTCACAGAGGCATTGGATGGGATGACCCACTCCCAGAAGATGTGAAGCCACGGTGGGAGAAATGGATAAATGGTCTTTTCAAGTTGAATGAGGTCTCGATTCCAAGATGTTACCACCCACACGACTTCCAAAACATTGTCAGAGTAGAGCTACACCATTTTTCGGACGCCAGCTGCGTAGGATATGGTGCATGTTCTTACCTGAGATATAAAAATGACAAGGACGAGGTTCATTGCAGCCTTGTGATGGGAAAAGCAAGGGTGGCACCCTCAAAGGTCACAAGTATCCCGAGGCTTGAACTCGCAGCGGCGGTGGTTTCCGCAAAAGTAAGCGTCCTGTTAAAGGCTGAGCTTGACATGAAAATTGATGATGAGTTCTTCTGGACCGATTCCCAAGTGGTACTTGGTTACATCAACAATGACGCTCGCAGGTTCCACATATTTGTTGCAAACCGTGTTCAACTCATTAGAGACAACAGCAATCCCAATCAATGGTATTATGTGGACACCTCAGAAAACCCAGCGGATCATGCATCCCGAGGGCTCCATGTTTCAGACATCCACTCTACAAACTGGCTGCGAGGACCAAAGTTTCTCTGGGAACGCGAGTTACGTCTAACACCCAGCACTCCAGCTGAGTTACTTGTTGGTGATCCCGAAGTCAAGACAATTCAGGTGCTTGCAACTGACGTCAGTACCTTCAATGATATTCTCGATCGTCTGAATCAGTTTTCATCTTGGACGAAACTCATAAAGGTGGTTGCAAGAATCAAAACACTGAGGTCTCAAAAAAGGCATACTGAACATGCAACTATCGAGGAGCGTGAGAAGGCTGCTGAAGCAGTGATAAAGATCGTACAGCAGCACGCCTTCCCTCATGAAATAAAAACGCTTCAAGCCAAAAGGGACCTTCCAAACTCAAGCTCTCTCTTCAGTCTTGACCCCATCTGGTCTGATGGATTCTTGCGTGTTGGTGGGAGATTAAAGTGGTCGTCTCTTTGCCACAAAGTGAAGCACCCACTCATCTTACCAAGCAACAGTCACATAACCAAGCTGATTGTGTCCCACTACCATGCTAAGACATGCCATCAAGGTCGAAGCCAGACACAAATGGAGCTTAGAGCAAATGGATTCTGGGTCATTGGTGGGAGCAAGCTGGTGGCCAAAACGATACACACCTGTGTGCTTTGCAGGAAACTTCGACGACCTACAGAGAGCCAGCGAATGGCTGAACTCCCTAAAGAACGTCTTGAAGCCTCAGCACCCTTCACATTTAGCGGCATGGACTGCTTTGGCCCGTTCATTGTAAAGTCAGCACGCAAAGAACACAAAAGATATGGTCTGATTTTCACGTGTCTGTACTCAAGAGCTGTCCATATTGAGATGCTTGAAGATTTGTCAACAGAATCTTTCATCAATGCATTGAGATGCTTCATCAGCCTTAGAGGAGCTGTCCAACAATTACACTGCGACCAAGGTTCCAACTTTGTTGGTGCCAGGAACGAATTCAAGGAAGCACTTAAGCAATGCGACACCAAGCAATTGGAGACCTTCTTATCTGAAAAACAGTGCGAATTTGTCTTCAACGCCCCTTCCGCAAGCCATGCAGGAGGTGTCTGGGAAAGGCAAATAAGAACGGTCAGGAATGTGTTGAATGCTACCTTCGCACAGTGCCCAGGTCGACTTGATGATGCCTCTCTCAGAACGCTGCTATATGAAGCCATGGCTATTGTCAACAGTCGCCCATTATCAGTTGATGGAATTAATGATCCTCATGCACTGGAACCTTTAACGCCAAATCATCTCATCATGATGAAAACAAAGGTCGTTCTTCCACCCCCTGGAGTGTTCGTGAAGGAAGATTTGTATGCTACAAAAAGATGGAGAAGAGTCCAATATCTTATTGAACAGTTCTGGGGCCGCTGGAAAAGAGAGTATCTGCTCAACATTTCAACAAGGCAAAAATGGCACTTACCTCGGCGTAACCTCAAGGTCAATGATATCGTTGTTATCAAGGACGACAACCTTCCACGAAACCATTGGCAGCTAGGTCGAGTTGTGGAGACCTTTCAAGACCATGATGGCTTAGTCCGTCGAGTTAAAGTACGAGTTGGGGAGAGAAAGTCTCAAAGAAAGCAAGATGCCCCTTCTAAACCTTCAGTTATTGAGAGACCAATCCAAAAACTAGTACTACTCCTTGagaattaa
- the LOC120438830 gene encoding NLR family CARD domain-containing protein 3-like, whose translation MFHCHTNRKRKVLEDFLKPKSLIKMISSVFDNKDLQSLDVFLRRVMEKSLQSENGHLDLFVRFLHGLCLESNQRLLVGLLGQTENGPGTIQRVINNLKKMNSDEISPDRSINIFHCLMEMNHLSLFQEIQEFLKSEKELSEIQCSALAFMLQMSEEVLDELNLLKYKTSERGRQRLIPAVRNCRKAQLTQCGLSESHCEVVASALKSNPSHLTELNMSENNLQDSSVKLLCAGLESPNCRLETLR comes from the exons atgttccactgtcACACCAACAGGAAGAGAAAGGTGCTGGAGGACTTCCTTAAACCAAAATCTTTAATTAAGATGATTTCCAGTGTTTTTGATAACAAAGATCTCCAGTCACTTGATGTATTTCTGAGGAGAGTCATGGAGAAATCCCTCCAGAGTGAAAATGGCCACCTGGACctgtttgttcgcttccttcatggcctctgtctggagtccaaccagagactcttaGTAGGTCTGTTGGGTCAGACAGAGAACGGTCCAGGAACCATCCAGAGAGTCATCAACAACCTGAAGAAGATGAACAGTGATGaaatctctcctgacagaagcatcaacatcttccactgtctgatggagatgaaccACCTCTCATTATTTCAGGAGATCCAAGAGTTCCTGAAGTCAGAGAAGGAACTCTCTGAGATCcagtgctcagctctggccttcatgctgcagatgtcagaggaggttctggatGAGTTGAACCTGCTGAAGTACAAAACATCAGAGCGGGGACGACAgagactgattccagctgtgaggaactgcagaaaggctcA ACTGACTCAGTGTGGACTCTCAGAGTCTCACTGTGAAgttgtggcctcagctctgaagtccaacccctcccatctgacagaGCTGAACATGAGtgagaacaacctgcaggattcatcagtgaagcttctgtgtgctggactggagagtccaaactgtcgactggagactctgaggtga